A genomic region of Octopus sinensis linkage group LG2, ASM634580v1, whole genome shotgun sequence contains the following coding sequences:
- the LOC118762189 gene encoding FK506-binding protein 5-like isoform X3, with amino-acid sequence MSSRNEEPHSKKERRRSNSRLQLEENVFTTQISHYHQTMGYYAGLAPPFVPDRTCYNNINWSPRAPPWTGWPPPGGWLNHSVTNGNVLSPQQSYPCRVTNRVPPPSFNLPSVTQPHSSLVDPILGSVHPTTPANLRGWYTRYPNDIPLPELPVVMPPTQLENIDCLHPVGNHIHADLNFIEKTVVQKCETTTSVCGGSVTRRSWYKMPEKSPPPQTKKEKLTKDNEKTGNLGGVESTVPNKPNNFENPAIITNDFNCTKLSTSNSSKSSNCLPDSVTSSNSSNNFAEYFLKRLMKKHQNESKLNKSSKTTSSESVISDILTTNSNPKNHIQVTSSSQSTLSHLPKKHHIMALNSSFSKRNHHIIEDVIDLSRDTDSSPSPPPPPPPPPPSLPPPALIVTTPTISAPPTVSAPNLSAPSVSAPSALARPRSSVVEKANHQNDEPPCDLVITSSYSLSLSGVPHRSKDLIAATGACNVTKKRRLPDIINVSLEDNQKENLLSTDIVQDYRLKLESRSKRKKYEPRKRENLELDEDTSCWPPESMNKLLGNNYESSTKNYIPASITNKSLGANQTDKFFDKTNSSNNAPEYCDIVDILHSLSNSSSNQSPVETNDKIWKCWPEERQVERRTNNRHVKSVNNEKCVTLDDTDDSDGVQAGETMAPKSVIHSRQSVDTLSTAESSMDSLKNTSINSKATENNDSFGERTLEKEIVFTIMEDKVSPGIQPFSPLSKVSVLKENSNSTNSSLDKSINTSKLLTDANPDVEITNSSWMKIKQKEFESCKSPVKLQDDQQKSDVESTEKEDLSQLVSSDESSINSTVCLLPSPDRSPSTNFTNDEISSIKSDFKTLPEASAVYAPYYPVKPSTNDSCQRRKGQSLLEKALLACENELATSKKLVSVSNETGNNSVITKNCQGVTGKSQDRMETEKVENKKEETENKEKDCARTAGNSKYWKQKNQFNIFLKEKHILDESFCPRSETEKPNSVQHLKPYNNHNNGSNNITNNNNNNTDGDDSGGDVDDCDGCGGADDGGHKTNPKLPVEEKTSDKLIVLKDVKEDVWTARTPPGIMTAVVSSQLGEEEGSQLSQQQQKQPNLRQLQKQQQTQEELQELKTKLQQEQQQQLPQQQQSPELQQPQPPQLKQSPQQQQQQSPPPPPKPQQQQSPPPPPPPKPQQQQQHEQEQQPNEIVVGSCLTEIAPKKLDNVAAGDIFQLINNEKQVKDNDKQDQVTVVHQSEMNFLNLSKKICVIEELEDLNKAPCLEVSENGDINIVAIVTDYEEPVSDNLSNLTKSEHLLKDAVHANVIVCPVTESCSMELAENETSVDVSDGCKSSVMSTPEEPMQTDNDNILSKEESAKTSVVVPSDLLDKSSKEVVTKTKNGEIVSVGSCDFINEIICDSSVGEPLLKPVNSNSRPTTKSNWCNSLFPLPSCEVKLCKTITDFKTLYSDKITKTLYSDKKNEKHKDVKSQGILNSLSLVAKPQQRKFKWSKQVRKSRLLKKFYTNFNKRTKCVNKKSFQEAKSSEDIKENHIEPLFLENQLSPGNPFQSPLPLKYDLQTLHNRILMNCPVRYGRVFTSPDLIHHGDPSSFHDKQIQTDINFTGCVTHAFSGSCYSQVSNTPPHSIIHKFVKFHGHKLLCVVINVKKYVIVREVVQKCFLGKNQIVFYRTKYRDYSLPYLELPHYMRSFALKYLLESSLVFNGNRATPLGIMLLSDAELLYHFFYSFKECKLVKCVQDWDPDNTGVFDPKWSEGLGEKTEQNTFVSARENPVQSLHKTGYRCSCLCQQSPAESGSLTKLECCNLYRKPPKRPVSGIFEPSAESFKYNADMETDLHNSLTLYGTLKTCLSHKDSTEHPIPDKCPSSVNLETNVLRSSLSLNCSNGIFTSPSDGIQTSSSLPGLCDSVPLSNYENTPLHKTKLNSEQPDRQTDSDSDQNKAVSLNSPSPDKELVLGGMTQLSNRVVRFIEHNGERHFLLSDVNPSWISSTVFDKLLYHNIAVQKCSLSQSSFLLKLNDSLPHVETDDMLLVADNVLPQLKKCLAGSENANSLCSAVSLPP; translated from the exons ATGTCTTCGAGAAATGAAGAACCTCATTCTAAGAAAGAGCGAAGACGCAGCAACAGCCGGCTACAGTTAGAGGAAAATGTGTTCACAACTCAAATTTCTCATTACCATCAAACAATGGGTTACTATGCTGGTCTGGCACCACCATTTGTGCCAGATCGTACATGTTACAATAACATCAATTGGTCACCACGAGCGCCCCCTTGGACTGGTTGGCCTCCTCCTGGTGGATGGTTAAACCATTCTGTTACAAATGGTAATGTTCTTTCACCTCAACAGTCATATCCCTGTAGAGTCACTAACCGTGTCCCTCCACCTTCCTTTAATTTACCATCTGTAACACAACCCCACAGCTCATTAGTAGACCCTATTCTCGGTTCTGTACACCCTACTACCCCTGCCAACCTTCGGGGCTGGTATACACGCTATCCAAATGACATTCCACTACCAGAGCTGCCTGTGGTCATGCCACCCACTCAGTTAGAAAACATTGACTGCCTGCATCCGGTTGGCAATCACATCCATGCAGACCTTAATTTCATTGAGAAAACTGTTGTACAGAAATGTGAAACAACGACATCGGTGTGTGGCGGTTCCGTGACACGCAGGTCTTGGTACAAAATGCCTGAGAAAAGCCCACCCCCACAGACTAAGAAAGAGAAACTCACAAAGGACAATGAAAAGACGGGGAACTTGGGTGGGGTCGAAAGTACAGTGCCAAACAAaccaaataactttgaaaatccTGCGATTATTACAAATGATTTTAATTGTACCAAACTGTCAACTTCAAATTCTTCAAAATCTTCCAACTGTCTTCCAGATTCTGTCACttcttcaaattcttcaaatAACTTTGCTGAATATTTTCTCAAAAGGCTCATGAAAAAGCATCAAAATGAATCAAAACTCAATAAGAGCTCAAAGACAACTAGTTCAGAATCTGTAATTTCTGATATTTTAACTACTAATTCTAACCCAAAGAACCATATTCAGGTGACGTCTAGTAGTCAGTCTACCCTTAGTCATCTTCCCAAGAAACACCATATCATGGCATTGAATTCCTCATTTTCAAAACGTAATCATCATATAATTGAAGATGTAATAGATTTGTCCAGAGACACTGACTCTtctccatcaccacctccaccaccaccaccgccaccaccatctcttcctcctcctgctctTATTGTTACTACTCCTACTATTTCTGCCCCTCCCACTGTCTCTGCCCCCAATCTTTCTGCCCCTTCTGTCTCTGCTCCCTCAGCTCTTGCACGACCCCGATCTTCTGTTGTTGAAAAAGCCAACCATCAAAACGACGAACCTCCTTGTGACTTGGTGATCACCAGTTCCTACTCTTTATCTTTGTCTGGTGTTCCTCACAGATCCAAAGACCTGATAGCAGCAACTGGTGCTTGTAATGTCACAAAAAAGCGTAGGTTGCCAGATATTATAAATGTCAGCCTTGAAGACAATCAAAAAGAGAATCTTTTATCGACAGACATTGTTCAGGACTACAGATTAAAGCTGGAAAGTAGATCAAAACGTAAAAAATACGAGCCACGCAAGCGGGAGAACTTGGAACTTGATGAAGACACTTCTTGTTGGCCTCCGGAGTCAATGAACAAATTATTAGGCAACAACTACGAATCTTCCACCAAGAACTATATCCCTGCCTCTATAACTAATAAATCGCTAGGTGCTAACCAAACTGATAAATTTTTTGACAaaaccaacagcagcaacaatgctCCAGAATACTGTGATATCGTAGATATTTTACATTCTTTGTCTAATTCAAGCTCGAATCAAAGTCCTGTTGAGACAAATGACAAAATATGGAAGTGTTGGCCTGAGGAGAGACAAGTTGAACGCAGGACGAATAACCGTCATGTGAAAAGTGTTAACAATGAAAAGTGTGTCACCCTGGACGACACTGATGATTCTGATGGAGTTCAAGCCGGGGAAACGATGGCACCAAAATCTGTGATCCATTCGAGGCAGTCAGTTGACACTCTAAGTACTGCTGAAAGTTCTATGGACTCTTTGAAAAACACAAGCATCAATTCCAAAGCAACAGAAAACAACGACTCTTTTGGAGAAAGAACTCtggaaaaagaaattgtttttacCATCATGGAAGATAAGGTCAGTCCAGGAATACAACCATTTTCTCCATTGTCAAAAGTTTCTGTTTTAAAagagaattcaaattccactaattCCTCATTAGACAAATCTATTAATACCAGCAAATTATTAACCGATGCTAATCCAGATGTTGAAATTACCAATTCTTCTtggatgaaaatcaaacaaaaggaATTTGAATCCTGTAAATCACCAGTTAAACTTCAGGATGATCAGCAGAAATCTGATGTGGAATCAACTGAAAAAGAAGATTTATCTCAATTGGTTTCCAGTGATGAGAGTAGCATTAATTCCACCGTGTGTTTGTTGCCAAGTCCTGACCGAAGTCCATCTACTAATTTTACCAATGATGAGATTTCATCTATAAAATCAGATTTCAAGACACTCCCAGAAGCGTCTGCTGTCTATGCTCCGTAttatcctgtcaaaccatcaaccAATGACAGCTGTCAGCGCAGAAAAGGCCAAAGTTTGTTAGAGAAGGCCCTATTAGCATGTGAAAATGAGTTGGCAACTTCAAAAAAGTTAGTTTCTGTAAGTAATGAGACTGGAAACAATAGTGTAATCACCAAGAACTGTCAAGGagtgactggaaaatcccaggaTCGAATGGAAACGGAAAAGGTGGAGAATAAGaaggaagaaacagaaaataaggaGAAAGATTGTGCTCGAACTGCTGGAAATTCCAAATATTGGAAACAGAAGAACCAATTCAATATCTTCCTGAAGGAGAAACATATTTTGGATGAAAGTTTCTGTCCCAGGTCTGAAACTGAAAAGCCAAATTCTGTTCAGCATTTAAAACcttacaacaaccacaacaacggtAGCAATAACatcacgaacaacaacaacaacaatactgatggtgatgatagtggtggtgatgttgatgattgtgatggttgtggtggtgctgatgatggtgg TCACAAAACAAACCCTAAACTGCCTGTTGAAGAGAAAACCAGTGATAAACTAATTGTGCTGAAAGATGTGAAAGAAGATGTTTGGACAGCCCGAACACCACCAGGCATCATGACTGCTGTTGTTTCATCACAactaggggaggaggagggatcTCAactgtcacaacaacaacaaaaacaaccaaacTTAAGACagcttcaaaaacaacaacaaacacaagaaGAATTGCAAGagttaaaaacaaaactacagcaagaacaacaacaacagttaccacAGCAACAGCAGTCACCCGAACTACAACAGCCACAGCCACCACAACTAAAGCAgtctccacaacaacaacaacaacagtcaccaccaccaccaccaaaaccacaacaacaacagtcaccaccaccaccaccaccaccaaaaccacaacaacaacaacaacacgagcaGGAACAGCAACCAAATGAAATTGTTGTTGGTAGTTGCTTAACCGAAATTGCACCAAAGAAACTTGATAATGTTGCTGCAGGTGACATCTTTCAATTGATTAATAACgagaaacaagtcaaagataacgACAAACAGGACCAAGTGACTGTGGTTCATCAATCTGAAATGAATTTCTTAAATCTTTCCAAGAAAATCTGTGTTATTGAAGAATTGGAAGATTTAAACAAAGCTCCCTGTTTGGAGGTCAGTGAGAATGGTGATATAAatattgttgccatagtaactgaCTATGAAGAACCTGTTAGTGATAATCTGTCAAATTTGACCAAATCTGAGCATTTACTAAAAGATGCTGTTCATGCTAATGTTATTGTGTGTCCTGTTACCGAAAGTTGTTCAATGGAATTAGCTGAGAATGAAACATCGGTTGACGTTTCTGATGGTTGCAAATCCTCCGTGATGTCTACACCAGAAGAACCAATGCAAACTGACAATGACAATATTCTGAGTAAAGAGGAGTCAGCCAAGACATCTGTGGTAGTTCCATCAGATTTATTGGACAAATCTTCCAAAGAGGTTGTCACAAAAACAAAGAATGGTGAAATAGTCTCTGTTGGTAGCTGTGACTTCATCAATGAAATTATTTGTGACTCTTCTGTCGGTGAACCATTGCTGAAACCTGTTAACAGTAATTCAAGACCAACCACGAAGAGCAATTGGTGTAATTCTTTGTTTCCTCTTCCTTCCTGTGAAGTGAAATTATGCAAAACAATCACAGACTTCAAAACTCTGTACTCTGATAAAATTACCAAGACTTTATACtcagacaaaaaaaatgaaaagcacaAAGATGTTAAAAGCCAAGGAATCTTAAATTCATTGTCTTTAGTTGCTAAACCCCAACAGAGGAAATTCAAATGGTCCAAACAAGTAAGGAAGAGTCgtttgctaaagaaattttacactaattttaataaaagaactAAATGTGTAAATAAAAAGTCATTTCAGGAGGCCAAGTCTTctgaagatataaaagaaaaccaCATTGAACCATTATTTCTTGAAAATCAGCTTTCACCAGGAAACCCCTTTCAATCGCCCCTGCCATTAAAATATGATTTACAAACTCTGCATAATAGAATTTTAATGAATTGTCCTGTCAGATATGGCCGTGTTTTCACTTCTCCAGATTTGATACATCATGGAGATCCCAGTTCATTTCATGACAAGCAAATTCAAACAGACATTAATTTCACTGGATGTGTGACTCATGCTTTCAGTGGTAGTTGCTATTCTCAAGTGAGCAATACTCCTCCTCATTCGATCATTCATAAATTTGTCAAGTTTCATGGTCACAAACTCCTCTGTGTAGTCATTAATGTAAAAAAGTATGTTATTGTCCGAGAAGTTGTTCAAAAATGTTTTCTTGGGAAAAATCAAATTGTGTTTTATCGGACTAAATATCGAGACTATAGTTTACCTTACTTAGAGCTGCCACATTACATGAGGTCTTTTGCTTTGAAGTACCTTTTAGAATCTAGTCTGGTCTTCAATGGTAATCGAGCGACGCCACTTGGTATCATGTTATTGTCTGATGCAGAACTCCTCTATCATTTCTTCTATAGTTTTAAAGAATGTAAGCTTGTAAAATGTGTCCAAGACTGGGATCCAGATAATACGGGTGTTTTTGATCCTAAATGGTCTGAAGGTTTGGGAGAAAAAActgaacaaaatacatttgtgtcTGCCAGGGAGAATCCAGTTCAATCTTTACATAAAACGGGTTATAGATGCTCTTGTCTCTGCCAACAATCTCCAGCAGAGTCAGGTTCATTGACAAAACTAGAATGCTGCAATTTATATCGTAAACCACCTAAGCGGCCAGTGTCAGGCATATTTGAACCGTCAGCAGAAAGTTTTAAATATAATGCAGATATGGAAACTGACTTACATAATTCTTTAACACTTTATGGTACGTTAAAAACTTGTCTGTCACATAAAGATTCTACAGAGCATCCAATTCCAGACAAATGTCCATCATCAGTAAATTTGGAAACAAATGTTTTGAGGTCATCCTTAAGTCTAAATTGCTCAAATGGGATTTTCACATCTCCATCTGATGGTATACAAACTTCCTCTTCTTTGCCAGGTCTCTGTGATTCTGTTCCTCTGTCAAATTATGAAAACACTCCTTTACATAAAACTAAACTAAACAGTGAACAACCCGACAGACAAACTGATTCTGATTCTGATCAGAACAAGGCTGTGTCTCTCAATTCACCATCTCCAGACAAAGAACTCGTTTTGGGAGGAATGACACAGCTAAGTAATAGAGTTGTAAGATTTATTGAACACAATGGAGAGAGACATTTTCTTCTGAGTGATGTCAATCCTTCATGGATATCTTCCACAGTGTTTGACAAACTTCTGTATCACAATATTGCAGTACAGAAATGTTCCTTGTCTCAAAGTAGTTTTTTATTAAAGTTAAACGATAGTCTACCTCATGTTGAGACAGATGACATGTTATTAGTTGCAGATAATGTTTTACCACAACTGAAGAAGTGTTTAGCAGGCAGTGAAAATGCTAATTCACTGTGCAGTGCAGTGTCTTTGCCTCCATAA